CCCGAATTCATCCATGTTAGGCGCGATATGCAAGATAACGGAAGTTGTAGGAATGGATGTGCTTCTGGAGAATGTCAAAAAGAGTTTCGGCAAGAAGTTTGCCCAGAAGATCATTGACGGCAACCTCAATGCTGCAAAGCGCGGATATGAGGAGGTAAGGGAAGGATGAGCAAGAAATTTTGGGAAATACTTCCACAGGGCGCTGTTGTATTGGAGGCCGGAAGTTCAGCTAAGTTCAAGACAGGCACATGGAGGTCGATGAGGCCGAAGTGGATAGAAGAGAACTGCATACAGTGCATGTTCTGCTGGATGTACTGCCCTGACATGTCGGTCAAGGTGAATGCGGAAGGCAAGAGAGAAGATTTTGATTATGATTACTGCAAGGGCTGCGGGATATGTGCCCTCGAATGCCCCGGTAAAAAGGGCAATAAAGCAATTGTGATGGAAGAGGAGGGCAAATAAATGGGTAAGATAGTTGCAGTTACCGGAAATGAAGCATGCGCGTATGCCCTTAAGCAGATAAATCCTGATGTATGCGCCGCATACCCTATCACACCTGCCACTGACCTTATGCAGAGGTTTTCAGGCTATGTCTCAAACGGCCAGGTGGATACAGAGCTGGTGCTCGTTGAGAGTGAGCACAGCGCAATGAGCGCCTGCATAGGCGCGGCAGCAGCAGGCGGCAGAGTTGCCACAGCCACATCATCACAGGGCCTCGCGCTTATGTGGGAGATGCTTTATATAGCAGCAGGAACAAGGCTTCCGATAGTAATGCCTCTGGTAAACAGGGCGCTTTCAGCTCCTCTGAATATTCACGGCGACCATTCTGACGGCATGGGAGCAAGGGACACAGGCTGGATCCAGATCTATTCTGAAAATGCCCAGGAGGCATATGACAATCTGGTTCAGTCTTTCAGGATCGCGGAGCACCTTGAGATCAGGGTTCCGGCTATGGTCTGTATGGATGGTTTTATCGTCAGCCACTCTATTGAGAGGGTTGAATATATTGATGATGCGGATGTAAAGAACTTTGTAGGAAAATTTCAGGCGGTGCATCCGCTGCTTGACCTGGAGCATCCGAAAAGCTACGGCCCTCTGATCCTGGCCGATCTTTATCATGAATACAAAAGGGCGCAGCATGAAGTCATGACCAAGGTTTCGGGTGTTGTTCTTGAGGTTGCGGCTGAATTTGAAAAGATGACAGGCAGAAAGTACGGCCTGTTTGAGGAATACAGGCTTGAAGATGCTGAGATAGCGATCGTTGTTATGAGCTCTGCGGCAGGAACGACCAAGGATATTATCGATCAGTACAGGGATAAGGGAGTAAAGGTAGGCCTTCTGAAGCCGAGGATGTTCAGGCCGTTCCCGTTCACTCAGGTAGCAGAGGCGCTTAAGCATGTGAAGGCGATAGCTGTCCTTGACAGGGCGGATTCATTCGGCGGATACGGGCCGTTATTTTCAGAGATCGCCGGAGCGGTCATGTCAATGGATCATAAACCTGCCATGATAAACAAGATCTTCGGACTTGGCGGAAGAGACTATCTGCCGGATCAAGCAGAGCAGGTCATTGATGAGCTTATAAAGATAGCTAAAACCGGAAAAGTTGAAGCTATTAAAGAATATATCGGGGTGAGGGAATAAGATGACAACTAAAGCACTCAAACTAAAAGAGCTTGCAAAGGGAGAGGACAGGTTCGCTCACGGCCACAGGATGTGCGCCGGCTGCGGAGCGCCGATAGTTGTAAAGCAGGTGCTTATGGCGACTGACTATCCCATTATCGCTGCAAATGCCACAGGATGCCTTGAGGTCTCCTCATGCATTCAGCAATTCACGGCATGGAAGATCCCATGGATGCATAGCGCCTTTGAAAATGCAGCAGCAACAATATCAGGTATTGAGGCGATGTACAGGTCATTGGTCAAGCAGGGTAAGCTTGAAGATAAAAATGTAAAATTCATTGCATTCGGCGGCGACGGCGGAACCTATGATATCGGTTTCCAGGCCCTTTCAGGCGCAATGGAGCGCGGCCATGACATGATGTACATATGTTATGACAACGGTGCTTACATGAATACAGGAATTCAGCGTTCGAGCGCGACACCTTTTGGAGCTGATACCACTACATGTCCGGCAGGTGATGTGATCCCCGGCAAACTCCAGCAGAGAAAAGACCTTACAAGGATAATGGCTGCGCACGGCATTCCTTATGTGGCGCAGGCGTCTCCGGCAAACTGGATGGACCTTATGAAGAAGGTGCAGAAGGCGTTTGAGATAAAGGGGCCCAAGTTCATGAATGTCATTTCACCATGCAACCGGGGCTGGCGCTCAAGGACGGATGATGCAATTATGTTGAGCAAGCTGGCTTTTGAGACTTGTTACTGGCCTCTGTTTGAGATCGAGAACGGCGTTACCAGGATAACGGCTAAACCAAAAGAGAAAAAACCTCTTGTAGATTTTCTAAAGCCTCAGGGCAGGTTTAAACATATGTTCGCTCCCGGCAATGAGTGGATGCTCAAACAGGCACAGGATTATGTTGACGCACAGTGGGAACGCCTGCAGAAAGAGGCTGTTTTCTCCGGCGGAGAAGAAAAGTAAAGATTATTCCCGAGTAGCTCAGCTGGCAGAGCAGGTGACTGTTAATCACCTTGTCGGGGGTCCGAATCCCTCCTCGGGAGCCAGAATATAATGAAAGGACTTTCGCAGAAATGCGGAAGTCCTTTTTTATTGACTTTACCTGCTAAAATATCCATATGAAAAAGAAGAATACAGCAGACCAGCCTGCAAGGAAAAACCGTCAGGGAGAAAAAATGCGCCCTATCTGCATTAACAAAGACTGCAAGATAAGAAGGGCAGGGTGTGAGGGGTCACAGGAGTGCCCGGGATATAAAGGCAAGTGACCGGTAATTAAGCCGAGAAAATCGTCTTACTTTCCTTCGCTTTTTTCTGACAATTCTTTCATAGAGACATTATCTTTCATCGCAAATATTATTCCTACAATGATCGTGAATCCCATAGAAGTGATCCATAACGCGATACCGTAACTGGCAGCAGCAGCTTTGGGGATCTTGAATATCTCATGCAAAACAAAAACACATGCTGCCTGAAAAGGCCCGAGAAATCCCGGGGCAGGGAATAAAGTGGAAAAAGCCACGAACAGGTTAAGTATCAAAAGAGATGATAACGCAGGGAGCATATCGGCAAATCCAAAAGCATGGTAGATCGGGTAGCATGTAAGCGTTATGCAGACCCATATAAGAAAAGAGAGTAAGATCGACATAAGGAAACCCTTTATGTCTTTCAAAATATTCAGCCCTTGTGTAAATGCATTCACCATTTCAACTATCTTTAATCCCCAGTTGTCAGGGAGCGGCCTGATGAATAAACGTACCGCTTTCATGGCAAGTTCGTTTTTGTGAAGAAGGAAGAACATAAACGCAAACATAAACAGCGAGAAAGCCAGGCCCATCCAGCCGAACATAACTATCTTGCTGATTATGCTGCCGGCATCAGGGCTGCTCTGCGATATGACATCAGCGTAGAAAAATGTGATGGAAAAGAGCATGAGAAGCACCATGGACATGTCAAATAACCGCTCAACGAATATTGTCGCAAAGGCGGTGCTGAAGCTTATGTCCTCCCTTTTGCCGAGCAGGTATGCCCGTATCAGCTCTCCTGCGCGTGCGGGCAGCATATTTGCCATGAAACCTATAAAAAGCGGCGAGAAGATATTTTTAACCGGCACATCTTTGATAGGCCGCAATAAATAATGCCACCTCATCGCTCTGAAGAGGTACGTTATCATGATAAGTATAACTGCGGGAATAAGGTACAGATAATTTGCTTTTGATAATTCCTCAAGGAGCGTAGAGAATTTAACGCCCTGAAATGCGTATGCAAGAGAGAGAACAATAATAACGATGCTTATAAGAAGGTGTATGTATTTTTTCTTCATGGTCTAATATAGCAGGAACAGATACGGATTGTCTTATGCGCGGACGCTGTTTTTTCGGTTATTAATAATTTCTTTGAATGCTTTTACAGCGCTATCTATATCTTTCGCAGTATTGCCAATGCCGAGCGATATCCTTATAGTGCAGTGCGCCTCTTCCTCAGTCAGCCCCATTGCCAGCAGTATGCCTGAAGGTTTTGATGAACCTGAGTGGCATGCTGAGCCTGCTGATATCGCTATCCCTTTTTTGTCGAGGGCCGTGACCATTGAAGCACCTATTAAGCGCGGCAGATTTATGCTGATGGTGTTTGGCAACCTAAGTTTCTTGTCGCCGTTCAGTTTTGCACCTGTGAAGAGTTTAATGATCTCCTTCTCAAGTTTGTCGCGAAAGGCTTTAACCTGCTTCATTTGGGGAAGGTTTTTGCATGCAAGTTCAGAAGCCATTCCAAGCCCGGCGATGTGTATTACATTTTCAGTGCCGGCTCTCAATCCGTTCTCCTGTCCACCGCCGTGTATCAACGGCTCAATGGCGATCCCTTTTCTGACATATAACGCGCCGATACCTTTCGGCCCGTAAAATTTATGTGCTGACAGCGACATAAGATCAACGCCGAGTTTTTTTACATCAACAGGTATCTTGCCTATGGCCTGTGTCGCGTCAGTATGAAAAAGCGCGCCATTTTCTTTGGCAATAGCAGCCAGTTCTTTGATCGGCTGAATGACGCCTGTCTCATTATTGGCTAACATGACAGATGCAAGGCATGTTCTCTTTGTGATCGCTGATGAGAGATCATCAGGGTTAATCCTGCCGGATCTGTCCACCTGCAGGTATGTTACCTTTACGCCGTTCTTCTCCAACCACCTGCATACATTAAGAACAGAAGGATGTTCGATGGAAGAGGTTATTATGTGGTTTTTGTTTTTGATATTTGCAGATGCTATGCTTTTTAAGACATGGTTGTTTGCCTCTGAACCGCTGCCTTCAAAGATAATATTGCCTGCTTCACAGTTCAGAAGTTTGGCAACGCTCTTCCTGGCGTTATCAACGATCTGTCTGGCTGCTATCCCTTCCATGTATGAATTGGAAGGATTGCCCGGATGATTTTTCATAACATCAAACATCGCATCACGCACCTCAGGCGCAAGCGGAGTCGTTGCGTTGTGGTCAAGGTATATTCTTTTATATATTTGCTTAGACATATTCATTTTTGGATTAAGAAGCCTTTTTAGAATAATATATAAACATTACAATGTCTATTACAGGAGAGACAGGAGAATAACAGTGAGAAGGATCGGCGTACATGTTTCCATAGCAGGCGGAGTTCATCTTTCACTTGAAAGGGCAAAGGAACTCGGCTGCAGCACGATGCAGATATTCTCTCACAACCCGAGGGGATGGGCGTTCAAGGATATTGATAAAGAAGAGGCCTCACAATTTATCCGGCTCTCTGAGGAATCAGACATAAGCTCATTCATCCACTCATCTTATCTCATTAACCTTGCCTCTCCTGACGATGAAACAAGGCGTAAGTCAATTGAACTTCTCTCTTATGAACTGCGCATGGCAGACCTGCTTGGAATAGATCATGTGGTGCTTCATCCCGGCAAGATGGTTGGCCAGGAATTAAATGTCGCTGTAGAAAAAACAAAAGACGCCCTCTTGAAGGTGTATGAGAAGGCAGAGTCCAGGTCAGGGATACTCATTGAAAACACAGCCGGACAGAAGGGTGATATCTCTTCTTCCTTAGCGATGATAGCGGATGTTATTGAAGGCGCTCCTTCAGGATTGGTAAAAGGCATATGCTTTGACACATGCCACGGCTTCGCAGCTGGCTATGATATAGCTCAGGATGAAGGGCTTAGCAGGCTTGAGCAGGAGATTAAGAAATATCTTTCACCGCTGAAGGTGGAACTTATACATCTCAATGACGCAAAGCAAGGCCTATCTTCCAACATAGACAGGCATGAGCATATAGGAATGGGTGCGATAGGTATCGAGGGATTCAGGCGGTTTCTCTCCGTTCCTCTCTTTAAGAATATTCCACTGGTTTTAGAGACGCCCAAGAAAGAGGAAGATGATGATACGAGAAATCTCGATCTTGTCAGAGGGATTTTGAATGAGATAGGATAATGCAGTTAGGGTATAATCTTTATTATGAAACTCATTATTCTTGGCAGCGGCACATGCGTTCCTTCACTTAAGAGAAACGCTCCGGGCTACTTTCTTGAGGCTGAGGGCAGGCAGATATTAATTGACTGCGGAAGCGGGACACTGCTTCAGCTTGAACGGGCAGGTAAAAGCTATAAGGATATTGATGCCGTATTCATCACACACCTTCATCCCGATCACTTTAGCGACCTCATGCCTTTGATACATGCGCTCATCGCCACACCGAAATTCAAAAGAGAGAAAGAACTTCTCATCGCAGGCCAGGAAGGGTTCAAGGAATATTATGAAAACGCCTTCATTCCGATATTGCGAAGGCGTGAATTTATAAAGCTCATAGAGATCAAGTCTGAGCTTGAACTGGAACCGGTTAAGATCTTTTCAACAGAGACCATTCATATCGGGAAGAGCCTTGCATACAGATTTGAATCAGGAGGAAGGTCTGTGGTC
The DNA window shown above is from Thermodesulfovibrionia bacterium and carries:
- a CDS encoding 4Fe-4S binding protein; the encoded protein is MSKKFWEILPQGAVVLEAGSSAKFKTGTWRSMRPKWIEENCIQCMFCWMYCPDMSVKVNAEGKREDFDYDYCKGCGICALECPGKKGNKAIVMEEEGK
- the porA gene encoding pyruvate ferredoxin oxidoreductase translates to MGKIVAVTGNEACAYALKQINPDVCAAYPITPATDLMQRFSGYVSNGQVDTELVLVESEHSAMSACIGAAAAGGRVATATSSQGLALMWEMLYIAAGTRLPIVMPLVNRALSAPLNIHGDHSDGMGARDTGWIQIYSENAQEAYDNLVQSFRIAEHLEIRVPAMVCMDGFIVSHSIERVEYIDDADVKNFVGKFQAVHPLLDLEHPKSYGPLILADLYHEYKRAQHEVMTKVSGVVLEVAAEFEKMTGRKYGLFEEYRLEDAEIAIVVMSSAAGTTKDIIDQYRDKGVKVGLLKPRMFRPFPFTQVAEALKHVKAIAVLDRADSFGGYGPLFSEIAGAVMSMDHKPAMINKIFGLGGRDYLPDQAEQVIDELIKIAKTGKVEAIKEYIGVRE
- a CDS encoding thiamine pyrophosphate-dependent enzyme is translated as MTTKALKLKELAKGEDRFAHGHRMCAGCGAPIVVKQVLMATDYPIIAANATGCLEVSSCIQQFTAWKIPWMHSAFENAAATISGIEAMYRSLVKQGKLEDKNVKFIAFGGDGGTYDIGFQALSGAMERGHDMMYICYDNGAYMNTGIQRSSATPFGADTTTCPAGDVIPGKLQQRKDLTRIMAAHGIPYVAQASPANWMDLMKKVQKAFEIKGPKFMNVISPCNRGWRSRTDDAIMLSKLAFETCYWPLFEIENGVTRITAKPKEKKPLVDFLKPQGRFKHMFAPGNEWMLKQAQDYVDAQWERLQKEAVFSGGEEK
- a CDS encoding lysylphosphatidylglycerol synthase transmembrane domain-containing protein — protein: MKKKYIHLLISIVIIVLSLAYAFQGVKFSTLLEELSKANYLYLIPAVILIMITYLFRAMRWHYLLRPIKDVPVKNIFSPLFIGFMANMLPARAGELIRAYLLGKREDISFSTAFATIFVERLFDMSMVLLMLFSITFFYADVISQSSPDAGSIISKIVMFGWMGLAFSLFMFAFMFFLLHKNELAMKAVRLFIRPLPDNWGLKIVEMVNAFTQGLNILKDIKGFLMSILLSFLIWVCITLTCYPIYHAFGFADMLPALSSLLILNLFVAFSTLFPAPGFLGPFQAACVFVLHEIFKIPKAAAASYGIALWITSMGFTIIVGIIFAMKDNVSMKELSEKSEGK
- a CDS encoding cysteine desulfurase family protein, with product MSKQIYKRIYLDHNATTPLAPEVRDAMFDVMKNHPGNPSNSYMEGIAARQIVDNARKSVAKLLNCEAGNIIFEGSGSEANNHVLKSIASANIKNKNHIITSSIEHPSVLNVCRWLEKNGVKVTYLQVDRSGRINPDDLSSAITKRTCLASVMLANNETGVIQPIKELAAIAKENGALFHTDATQAIGKIPVDVKKLGVDLMSLSAHKFYGPKGIGALYVRKGIAIEPLIHGGGQENGLRAGTENVIHIAGLGMASELACKNLPQMKQVKAFRDKLEKEIIKLFTGAKLNGDKKLRLPNTISINLPRLIGASMVTALDKKGIAISAGSACHSGSSKPSGILLAMGLTEEEAHCTIRISLGIGNTAKDIDSAVKAFKEIINNRKNSVRA
- a CDS encoding deoxyribonuclease IV; the encoded protein is MRRIGVHVSIAGGVHLSLERAKELGCSTMQIFSHNPRGWAFKDIDKEEASQFIRLSEESDISSFIHSSYLINLASPDDETRRKSIELLSYELRMADLLGIDHVVLHPGKMVGQELNVAVEKTKDALLKVYEKAESRSGILIENTAGQKGDISSSLAMIADVIEGAPSGLVKGICFDTCHGFAAGYDIAQDEGLSRLEQEIKKYLSPLKVELIHLNDAKQGLSSNIDRHEHIGMGAIGIEGFRRFLSVPLFKNIPLVLETPKKEEDDDTRNLDLVRGILNEIG
- a CDS encoding MBL fold metallo-hydrolase, yielding MKLIILGSGTCVPSLKRNAPGYFLEAEGRQILIDCGSGTLLQLERAGKSYKDIDAVFITHLHPDHFSDLMPLIHALIATPKFKREKELLIAGQEGFKEYYENAFIPILRRREFIKLIEIKSELELEPVKIFSTETIHIGKSLAYRFESGGRSVVFTGDADYDQGLIDFSKDAGLLIADCSFPHSLKMKGHLSAKECGLVAQAAGVKRLILSHIYPSDVSDNERVKEAQDVFDGKVELAEDLMEVEI